A region of Candidatus Terasakiella magnetica DNA encodes the following proteins:
- a CDS encoding PAS domain-containing protein: MQLYGNPELTGKERFFEKDEVIVSKTDTKGIITYANRTFGRLAGMSAQAAVGKNHNIIRHPHMPRCVFKLLWDNISQGNEIFAYVVNRSVNGDHYWVLAHVTPSYGTDGQIVGYHSNRRVPNREVIDSAIIPLYDTLLQLEKSYDSPKEGMMAALNKAVEVIGGSGKEYNHFIMSLGE, encoded by the coding sequence ATGCAACTCTATGGGAATCCTGAATTAACAGGAAAAGAGCGTTTTTTTGAAAAAGATGAAGTTATCGTGTCTAAGACAGACACAAAAGGCATCATCACTTATGCAAACCGCACCTTTGGTCGATTAGCGGGTATGTCCGCGCAGGCGGCTGTCGGCAAAAACCACAATATTATCCGTCACCCCCATATGCCGCGCTGTGTCTTTAAATTGCTTTGGGATAATATTTCTCAAGGCAATGAGATTTTTGCTTACGTTGTCAATCGTTCGGTAAATGGGGATCATTATTGGGTGCTGGCCCACGTGACACCAAGTTATGGTACTGATGGTCAGATTGTTGGGTATCACAGTAATCGTCGTGTGCCCAATCGCGAGGTTATTGATAGTGCGATCATCCCGCTTTATGACACACTTCTTCAGCTTGAAAAAAGCTATGACTCTCCAAAAGAAGGCATGATGGCAGCTTTAAATAAGGCGGTCGAAGTCATTGGGGGCAGTGGCAAGGAATATAATCACTTCATTATGTCGTTGGGAGAGTAA
- the rpoC gene encoding DNA-directed RNA polymerase subunit beta', protein MSELMKFFGQVSGAQQFDNLQINIASPEKIRSWSYGEIKKPETINYRTFKPERDGLFCARIFGPVKDYECLCGKYKRMKYKGIVCEKCGVEVTLTKVRRERMGHIELAAPVAHIWFLKSLPSRIGLLLDMTLKDLERVLYFENFVVVEPGLTPLKQKELLSEEQYINAVEEYGQDAFTAGIGAEAIRDMLSEINLDDELEDLRDELRETNSEAKRKKFVKRLKLVEAFLESGSRPEWMILEVVPVIPPELRPLVPLDGGRFATSDLNDLYRRVINRNNRLKRLIELRAPEIIVRNEKRMLQESVDALFDNSRRSRPITGANKRPLKSLSDMLKGKQGRFRQNLLGKRVDYSGRSVIVVGPELMLHQCGLPKKMALELFKPFIYAKLELYGMATTIKAAKRMVEKERPEVWDILEEVIREHPVMLNRAPTLHRLGIQAFEPTLVEGKAIQLHPLVCTAFNADFDGDQMAVHVPLSLEAQLEARVLMMSTNNILQPASGKPIIVPSQDIVLGIYYLSMELDNEKGEGMQFSGVGEIHQALDNDVVSLHAKVTCRYRTIDENGDEVVERVETTPGRMLLSELLPRHIEVPFSLINRLLTKKDVSNVIGEVYRHVGQKETVIFCDRIMGLGFKWACKAGISFGKDDMVIPDAKAPLVAETKEAVKEFERQYMDGLITQREKYNKVVDAWSHCNDQVTSEMMTEISTIKPGIPVNSVYMMAHSGARGSTAQMRQLGGMRGLMAKPSGEIIEQPIIANFKEGLSVLEYFNSSHGARKGLADTALKTANSGYLTRRLVDVAQDCIIFEDDCGTENGLTTRAVMDGGDEIVSLYERILGRSAGEDITHPDTGEVLLPAGSLIEEVEAKMIEEAGVETVKIRSVLTCEAENGVCATCYGRDLARNTKVNRGEAVGVIAAQSIGEPGTQLTMRTFHIGGAATGGAEQNSIEATHDSKVKLVSCQTVKNSSGVDTVMSRNTELLLIDSAGKERARHRINYGTKLFVTEAQAVERGAKLAEWDPHTLPVLTEVNGTVKFLDLVDGVSIAEQTDEATGIASKVIVDWKSLPAGSDLVPRITIVDENGESLLMANGMEATYSMSVDSVLSIQDGDTVHAGDTLARIPRESAKTRDITGGLPRVAELFEARKPKDHAIISDIDGRVTFGKDYKNKRRIVVTPEGEDAEPMEFLVPKGKHISVQEGDYVRKGDPLMDGSPVPHDILRVKGVEALAEFLIAEIQEVYRLQGVMINDKHIETIARQMLQKIEISDPGDTTFLVGEQVDRVEFRRENKKAEERGDRLAVGSPILLGITKASLQTQSFISAASFQETTRVLTEAAVSGKKDYLLGLKENVIVGRLIPAGTGAYMSKIRHVAAERDREAGYVPEHEQAAAAAAAAQAEAEAAHAAALPGAEGGEEASAAPAE, encoded by the coding sequence TGACTAAAGTGCGTCGTGAGCGCATGGGTCATATCGAGCTTGCAGCACCTGTTGCTCACATCTGGTTCTTGAAATCTTTGCCATCTCGTATCGGCTTGTTGCTTGATATGACGTTGAAAGATTTGGAACGTGTTCTCTACTTCGAAAACTTCGTTGTTGTTGAACCGGGCCTGACACCGTTGAAGCAGAAAGAACTTCTTTCTGAAGAACAGTATATCAATGCTGTTGAAGAATACGGTCAAGACGCCTTTACAGCCGGCATCGGTGCGGAAGCTATCCGTGACATGCTGTCTGAGATCAATCTTGATGACGAACTTGAAGACTTGCGTGACGAACTTCGTGAAACAAATTCCGAAGCCAAGCGTAAGAAATTTGTTAAACGTCTCAAGTTGGTTGAAGCTTTCTTGGAATCTGGTTCACGTCCAGAGTGGATGATCTTGGAAGTTGTTCCTGTGATCCCACCTGAGCTGCGCCCACTGGTTCCACTTGATGGCGGTCGTTTTGCAACGTCTGATCTGAACGATCTTTATCGTCGTGTGATCAACCGTAACAACCGTTTGAAGCGTTTGATCGAACTGCGCGCACCGGAAATCATCGTACGTAACGAAAAACGTATGTTGCAAGAATCCGTTGATGCGTTGTTTGATAACAGCCGTCGCTCTCGCCCCATTACAGGTGCGAACAAGCGTCCGCTGAAATCACTTTCAGACATGCTTAAAGGTAAGCAAGGTCGTTTCCGTCAAAACCTTCTTGGTAAACGTGTCGATTATTCTGGTCGTTCGGTTATCGTGGTTGGCCCGGAATTGATGCTGCACCAATGTGGTCTGCCAAAGAAAATGGCCTTGGAACTTTTCAAGCCGTTTATCTATGCCAAGCTTGAGCTTTACGGTATGGCAACAACCATTAAGGCTGCCAAGCGTATGGTTGAAAAAGAACGTCCTGAAGTTTGGGATATTCTTGAAGAAGTAATTCGTGAGCATCCGGTTATGTTGAACCGTGCCCCGACACTTCACCGTTTGGGTATCCAAGCGTTTGAACCCACCTTGGTTGAAGGTAAGGCGATCCAGCTTCACCCGCTCGTCTGTACAGCCTTTAACGCTGACTTCGATGGTGACCAGATGGCGGTACACGTACCTCTGTCATTGGAAGCACAGCTTGAAGCACGTGTCTTGATGATGTCTACAAACAACATCTTGCAGCCAGCGAGTGGTAAGCCGATCATCGTGCCGTCTCAGGATATCGTATTGGGTATTTATTACCTCTCTATGGAACTGGACAACGAAAAAGGCGAAGGCATGCAGTTCTCTGGCGTTGGTGAAATTCACCAAGCGCTTGATAACGATGTTGTCAGCCTGCACGCCAAGGTAACTTGTCGTTACCGCACAATCGATGAAAATGGTGATGAAGTTGTTGAACGCGTTGAAACAACACCGGGCCGTATGCTTCTTTCAGAGCTGCTGCCACGCCACATCGAAGTGCCATTCTCTTTGATCAACCGTCTTTTGACGAAGAAAGACGTGTCTAACGTGATCGGTGAAGTTTACCGTCATGTGGGTCAAAAAGAGACTGTGATCTTCTGTGACCGTATCATGGGTCTTGGTTTCAAATGGGCCTGTAAAGCAGGTATCTCGTTTGGTAAAGACGACATGGTTATTCCTGATGCGAAGGCACCATTGGTTGCTGAAACCAAGGAAGCGGTTAAAGAGTTCGAACGTCAGTATATGGACGGTTTGATCACTCAGCGTGAGAAGTACAACAAAGTGGTTGATGCTTGGTCACATTGTAACGATCAGGTGACATCAGAAATGATGACTGAGATCTCTACGATCAAGCCGGGCATTCCTGTTAACTCCGTATACATGATGGCTCACTCTGGTGCGCGTGGTTCTACCGCTCAGATGCGTCAGCTTGGTGGTATGCGTGGTTTGATGGCGAAGCCTTCTGGTGAGATTATCGAACAGCCGATTATTGCGAACTTTAAAGAAGGTTTGAGCGTACTTGAGTACTTCAACTCTTCACACGGTGCGCGTAAAGGTCTTGCCGATACAGCCCTGAAAACAGCGAACTCCGGTTACCTGACACGTCGTCTTGTAGACGTTGCACAAGATTGCATCATCTTTGAAGACGATTGTGGTACGGAAAATGGCCTCACAACCCGCGCCGTAATGGACGGTGGTGATGAGATCGTTTCTCTGTACGAGCGTATCCTTGGTCGTTCTGCTGGTGAAGATATCACACACCCTGATACGGGTGAAGTTCTTCTGCCTGCTGGTTCTTTGATTGAAGAAGTCGAAGCCAAGATGATCGAAGAAGCTGGTGTTGAAACGGTTAAAATCCGCTCAGTACTGACATGTGAAGCTGAAAACGGTGTTTGTGCCACATGTTACGGTCGTGATCTTGCTCGTAACACTAAGGTAAACCGTGGTGAAGCAGTTGGTGTTATCGCTGCCCAATCCATTGGTGAGCCGGGTACACAGCTTACCATGCGTACGTTCCACATTGGTGGTGCGGCGACAGGTGGTGCGGAGCAGAACTCCATTGAAGCAACCCATGACAGTAAAGTGAAACTGGTCAGCTGCCAGACAGTTAAGAACTCCTCTGGTGTGGATACGGTCATGAGCCGTAACACGGAGCTGTTGTTGATTGATAGTGCAGGTAAAGAACGTGCACGTCACCGTATTAACTATGGTACGAAACTATTCGTTACTGAGGCGCAAGCTGTTGAGCGTGGTGCCAAGTTGGCTGAGTGGGATCCGCATACATTGCCGGTTCTTACAGAAGTTAACGGTACGGTTAAGTTCCTTGATCTTGTTGATGGTGTTTCTATTGCCGAACAAACTGATGAAGCCACAGGTATCGCTTCTAAAGTTATCGTTGATTGGAAATCATTGCCTGCAGGTTCTGACCTTGTCCCACGTATCACCATCGTTGATGAAAACGGTGAGTCCCTTCTTATGGCAAACGGTATGGAAGCGACATACTCCATGTCTGTGGACTCCGTTCTTTCCATCCAAGATGGCGACACGGTTCACGCCGGTGACACCTTGGCACGTATTCCTCGTGAATCTGCCAAGACACGTGACATTACCGGTGGTCTGCCACGCGTTGCGGAATTGTTTGAAGCTCGTAAGCCGAAAGATCACGCGATTATCTCTGATATCGATGGTCGTGTTACATTCGGTAAGGACTATAAAAACAAACGTCGTATCGTTGTGACACCTGAAGGTGAAGATGCTGAACCAATGGAATTCTTGGTTCCAAAGGGTAAGCATATTTCCGTTCAGGAAGGTGACTATGTTCGTAAAGGTGACCCATTGATGGATGGTAGCCCGGTTCCACACGATATCCTTCGCGTGAAGGGTGTGGAGGCACTGGCAGAATTCTTGATCGCAGAGATCCAAGAAGTTTACCGTCTGCAAGGGGTTATGATTAACGATAAGCATATCGAAACCATTGCACGCCAAATGCTGCAAAAAATTGAAATCTCCGATCCGGGCGACACAACCTTCTTGGTTGGTGAGCAAGTGGATCGCGTAGAATTCCGTCGTGAAAACAAGAAGGCTGAAGAACGTGGCGATCGTCTCGCTGTGGGCTCTCCGATCCTTCTTGGTATTACGAAGGCCTCTTTGCAGACACAATCCTTCATCTCTGCAGCGTCTTTCCAAGAAACAACTCGCGTCCTTACAGAGGCAGCTGTTTCCGGTAAGAAAGATTACCTGTTGGGTCTGAAAGAAAACGTAATTGTTGGTCGCTTGATCCCTGCGGGTACAGGCGCTTACATGAGCAAAATCCGCCACGTTGCAGCTGAGCGTGATCGTGAAGCAGGTTATGTGCCTGAACACGAACAAGCCGCAGCTGCAGCCGCAGCGGCACAAGCAGAGGCAGAAGCAGCTCACGCAGCCGCACTGCCGGGTGCAGAAGGGGGTGAAGAAGCCTCAGCAGCACCTGCTGAATAA